The following proteins are encoded in a genomic region of Choloepus didactylus isolate mChoDid1 chromosome Y, mChoDid1.pri, whole genome shotgun sequence:
- the LOC119523957 gene encoding SH3 domain-binding glutamic acid-rich-like protein 2, producing the protein MVNRVSIASSSSFVAIKKKQQDVDRFLEADKIECEGLNIKMSEEHRQWMFKNIPLEKKPTWDKRLPPQIFNGDRYCENNDFFFFESKETNTVFSFLGLKPRLASEAEP; encoded by the coding sequence ATGGTCAACCGCGTCTCCattgcctcttcctccagctttgTGGcgataaagaagaaacagcaggaTGTAGATAGATTTCTGGAAGCCGACAAGATAGAATGTGAAGggttaaatatcaaaatgtcagaAGAACACAGGCAATGGATGTTCAAAAACATTCCTCTGGAAAAGAAGCCCACGTGGGACAAACGTCTGCCACCTCAGATATTTAATGGCGACCGATACTGTGaaaataatgacttttttttttttgaatcaaaaGAAACCAACACAGTCTTTTCATTCTTAGGCCTAAAACCACGGTTGGCATCAGAGGCAGAACCTTAG